The proteins below are encoded in one region of Myxocyprinus asiaticus isolate MX2 ecotype Aquarium Trade chromosome 13, UBuf_Myxa_2, whole genome shotgun sequence:
- the LOC127450083 gene encoding lipopolysaccharide-induced tumor necrosis factor-alpha factor homolog encodes MASAPPMETTTLVGHPPPPTYEETIGTSPHYPPGGPMLYPQADAKASLPPYPMQAYGQMYPPPPQAQPVTTSPVVAVQTVYMQPGLVFGDVAVQAHCPVCTQNVVTRLEYSSGALAWLSCAGLAIFGCIYGCCLIPFCVDSLKDVTHHCPNCNSVLGVHKRI; translated from the exons ATGGCAAGCGCACCTCCAATGGAGACAACAACACTTGTGGGCCACCCACCACCACCCACCTATGAGGAGACAATAGGTACAAGCCCACACTACCCACCAGGAGGACCGATGCTCTATCCTCAAGCTGATGCAAAAGCATCTCTGCCTCCATATCCAATGCAAGCCTACGGCCAGATGTATCCACCACCCCCACAAGCTCAACCTGTCACCACCAGTCCTGTTG tggctgTGCAGACTGTATACATGCAGCCTGGTCTGGTGTTTGGAGATGTTGCGGTGCAGGCACATTGCCCAGTATGCACTCAGAATGTGGTAACTCGCCTGGAGTATTCATCAGGAGCGTTAGCCTGGCTCTCTTGTGCAGGCCTGGCCATTTTTGG TTGTATCTATGGGTGTTGCCTGATTCCCTTCTGTGTGGACAGTTTGAAGGATGTGACACACCACTGTCCAAACTGCAACAGTGTTTTAGGAGTCCACAAGAGAATCTAA